A section of the Microbacterium sp. MM2322 genome encodes:
- the serA gene encoding phosphoglycerate dehydrogenase, whose amino-acid sequence MPKPVVLIAEELSPATIEALGPDFEVRSVDGADRAALLPALADAAAVLIRSATKMDAEAIAAAPSLKVIARAGVGLDNVDIKAATSAGVMVVNAPTSNIISAAELTVGHILSLARHIPAAHASLAAGAWKRSSFTGTELFEKTVGIIGLGRIGALIAARLQAFGVSVVAYDPYVTPTRAQQLGVQLLGLDELLRTSDFVTIHMPKTPETTGMIGAAQFEIMKDTAYVVNVARGGLIDEEALYTALTTGQIAGAGLDVFTSEPPKEDGTAFPLLSLPNVVVTPHLGASTDEAQEKAGVSVAKSVKLALEGDLVPDAVNVAGGVIDPFVRPGIALVEQLGQIFTGLAPSALTSLDIEVRGELADYDVSVYRLAALKGIFTNIVSENVSYVNAPLFAEQRGIETRLIVESESPLYRNITILRGTLSDGSVLTVEGTLAGTRMVPKVVGINGYEVEVPINRYHVVMRYADRPGIVAIYGQKLGQAGINIAGLQVARPDSSGRALSVLTVDSPIPEAMLDELREAVAADLFRQIELTEV is encoded by the coding sequence GTGCCCAAGCCTGTCGTCCTCATCGCCGAAGAACTCTCTCCCGCCACGATCGAGGCCCTCGGGCCCGACTTCGAGGTCCGATCCGTCGACGGCGCCGACCGCGCCGCACTGCTCCCGGCTCTGGCTGACGCCGCCGCCGTCCTCATCCGCTCCGCGACGAAGATGGATGCCGAGGCGATCGCCGCGGCCCCGTCTCTCAAGGTGATCGCGCGCGCCGGTGTCGGTCTCGACAACGTCGACATCAAGGCGGCCACCAGCGCCGGCGTCATGGTGGTCAACGCTCCGACGTCGAACATCATCTCCGCCGCCGAGCTCACCGTCGGCCACATCCTGAGCCTCGCTCGTCACATCCCGGCGGCGCACGCCTCGTTGGCTGCCGGCGCATGGAAGCGCTCATCGTTCACCGGCACTGAACTGTTCGAGAAGACGGTGGGCATCATCGGCCTCGGCCGCATCGGCGCCCTCATCGCCGCGCGCTTGCAGGCGTTCGGCGTCTCTGTCGTCGCTTACGACCCCTACGTCACGCCCACGCGTGCTCAGCAGCTCGGCGTGCAGCTGCTCGGCCTCGATGAGCTGCTGCGAACGAGCGACTTCGTCACGATCCACATGCCGAAGACGCCCGAGACGACAGGCATGATCGGCGCCGCGCAGTTCGAGATCATGAAGGACACGGCGTACGTCGTGAACGTCGCCCGCGGCGGCCTTATCGACGAAGAGGCGCTCTACACGGCGCTGACCACCGGTCAGATCGCCGGTGCGGGTCTCGACGTGTTCACGAGCGAGCCGCCGAAGGAGGACGGCACCGCCTTCCCGCTCCTGTCGCTTCCGAACGTCGTCGTCACGCCCCACCTGGGCGCGTCGACCGACGAGGCGCAGGAGAAGGCAGGCGTCTCGGTCGCGAAGTCCGTCAAGCTCGCCCTCGAGGGCGACCTCGTCCCGGATGCCGTCAACGTCGCCGGTGGCGTCATCGACCCGTTCGTGCGCCCCGGGATCGCGCTCGTCGAGCAGCTCGGACAGATCTTCACGGGGCTCGCACCAAGCGCCCTCACGAGCCTCGACATCGAGGTGCGCGGCGAGCTGGCCGACTACGACGTGAGCGTCTACCGCCTCGCGGCTCTGAAGGGCATCTTCACCAACATCGTGAGCGAGAACGTTTCGTACGTGAACGCTCCGTTGTTCGCCGAGCAGCGCGGCATCGAGACACGCCTCATCGTCGAGTCCGAGAGCCCGCTGTACCGGAACATCACGATCCTCCGCGGCACCCTGTCGGACGGTTCCGTCCTGACCGTCGAGGGAACCCTCGCCGGCACCCGCATGGTTCCGAAGGTCGTCGGCATCAACGGGTACGAGGTCGAGGTCCCGATCAACCGCTACCACGTGGTCATGCGGTACGCCGATCGCCCGGGCATCGTCGCGATCTACGGCCAGAAGCTCGGCCAGGCGGGCATCAACATCGCCGGCCTCCAGGTCGCCCGTCCGGACTCGAGCGGCCGCGCCCTGTCGGTGCTGACGGTCGATTCGCCCATCCCCGAGGCGATGCTCGACGAGCTCCGCGAGGCGGTCGCCGCCGATCTGTTCCGGCAGATCGAGCTCACCGAGGTCTGA
- a CDS encoding 3-isopropylmalate dehydrogenase, whose product MSRVVKLAVIPGDGIGPEVVAEAEKVLDAVTEGAGVAFEKTRFSLGAARYLETGDTLTDEDLAAVASHDAILLGAVGGMPGDPRLKDANIERGLLLKLRFALDHYVNLRPSVLYPGAPGPLANPGGIDFVVVREGTEGPYVGNGGSIRTGTPHEIANETSVNTAFGIERVVRFAFAQAEKRRNKLTLVHKTNVLVHAGGMWKRIVDEVASEHPNVAVDYLHVDAATIFLVTNPGRFDVIVTDNLFGDILTDLAGAVTGGIGLAASGNINPDGAFPSMFEPVHGSAPDIAGQQIADPTAAILSVALLLDHLGLSDAAQRVTRAAREDIEARDGSARTTAQVGDAITARLRA is encoded by the coding sequence ATGTCGCGCGTCGTGAAGCTGGCCGTCATCCCCGGAGACGGCATCGGACCAGAGGTCGTCGCCGAGGCCGAGAAGGTGCTCGACGCCGTCACCGAGGGCGCGGGAGTGGCGTTCGAGAAGACCCGGTTCTCCCTGGGCGCCGCCCGTTACCTCGAGACCGGCGACACGCTCACCGACGAGGACCTCGCCGCGGTCGCATCCCACGACGCCATCCTCCTCGGCGCGGTGGGCGGGATGCCGGGGGACCCCCGACTGAAGGACGCGAACATCGAGCGAGGTCTCCTCCTGAAGCTCCGGTTCGCGCTCGACCACTACGTGAACCTCCGTCCCTCCGTGCTGTACCCGGGTGCGCCCGGTCCGCTGGCGAACCCGGGCGGGATCGACTTCGTCGTCGTCCGCGAGGGCACCGAGGGACCGTACGTCGGCAACGGCGGGTCGATCCGCACGGGCACGCCGCACGAGATCGCGAACGAGACGTCGGTCAACACCGCGTTCGGCATCGAGCGAGTGGTGCGGTTCGCCTTCGCTCAGGCCGAGAAGCGTCGGAACAAGCTGACCCTCGTGCACAAGACGAACGTCCTCGTCCACGCGGGCGGCATGTGGAAGCGGATCGTCGATGAGGTGGCATCGGAGCACCCGAACGTCGCCGTAGACTACCTGCACGTCGACGCGGCGACGATCTTCCTGGTCACGAACCCGGGCCGCTTCGACGTGATCGTCACCGACAACCTCTTCGGCGACATCTTGACCGACTTGGCCGGCGCCGTCACCGGAGGCATCGGCCTCGCCGCTTCGGGGAACATCAACCCCGACGGCGCGTTCCCGTCGATGTTCGAGCCCGTGCACGGTTCCGCGCCCGACATCGCCGGACAGCAGATCGCCGATCCCACCGCCGCGATCCTCTCCGTCGCCCTGTTGCTCGACCATCTCGGGCTGAGCGACGCAGCGCAGCGCGTCACCCGCGCCGCCCGAGAGGACATCGAAGCCCGGGACGGCTCCGCCCGCACGACCGCGCAGGTCGGCGACGCCATCACCGCACGCCTCCGGGCGTAA
- a CDS encoding DNA polymerase III subunit gamma/tau yields the protein MPSDPRDDEDAFRWEGDDSPTRPPRPERADTSLPTGWHAVGKGSEPHSAEPAAEPAAVVTEKTEPPASLGNVALVSLGLLGGIYLLYTVGWLLGGSRTALVISPFLAPSAVVPAQWLAVAAPVLWFGATMLLTRASATWVRFVWLVIGVFLLLPWPFVSGV from the coding sequence GTGCCTTCCGACCCCCGAGACGACGAGGATGCCTTCCGCTGGGAAGGCGACGATTCGCCGACGCGCCCACCGCGTCCGGAGCGGGCGGACACGTCCCTTCCGACCGGGTGGCACGCCGTGGGCAAGGGGAGCGAGCCGCATTCGGCGGAGCCCGCTGCCGAGCCGGCCGCGGTGGTGACCGAGAAGACGGAGCCACCGGCATCCCTCGGGAACGTCGCGCTGGTCTCGCTGGGTCTGCTGGGGGGGATCTACCTTCTGTACACCGTCGGCTGGCTGCTCGGCGGATCCCGAACAGCCCTGGTGATCTCGCCGTTCCTCGCACCCAGCGCGGTCGTCCCGGCGCAGTGGTTGGCCGTCGCGGCCCCCGTGCTGTGGTTCGGCGCAACGATGCTGCTGACGCGGGCATCCGCCACCTGGGTGAGGTTCGTGTGGCTCGTCATCGGAGTCTTCCTGCTGTTGCCCTGGCCCTTCGTGAGCGGAGTGTGA
- a CDS encoding TetR/AcrR family transcriptional regulator has translation MSRPPRARGSVLDAFEAALIDDGARGATMDAVAAAAGVSKGGLLYHYASKEALETALIDRMLHLVDADVEEMLDSPDGIIAAFVRTSVQSDTPLDRAIVATSRLAQTGHKAASAALRDARRIWEEALRPHTRDESALQLVLLVSDGLYYNSALATTGVPGPIPEGDELDALIALVERAAR, from the coding sequence GTGAGTAGACCACCGCGGGCACGTGGCAGTGTCCTCGACGCTTTCGAGGCTGCGCTGATCGACGACGGCGCCCGCGGCGCGACGATGGATGCCGTGGCCGCCGCCGCCGGCGTCTCCAAGGGTGGCCTGCTCTACCACTACGCCTCGAAAGAAGCGCTCGAGACGGCGCTCATCGACCGGATGCTGCACCTCGTCGACGCTGACGTCGAAGAGATGCTCGACTCCCCCGACGGAATCATCGCCGCTTTCGTGCGGACGTCCGTGCAATCCGACACTCCGCTGGACCGTGCGATCGTCGCGACGTCACGGCTGGCACAGACCGGCCACAAAGCCGCATCCGCCGCTCTCCGCGACGCGCGTCGCATATGGGAGGAGGCGCTCCGCCCGCACACGCGGGACGAGAGCGCACTCCAGCTCGTCCTCCTCGTGAGCGACGGGCTCTACTACAACAGCGCGCTTGCGACCACCGGAGTACCGGGCCCCATCCCCGAAGGCGACGAGTTGGACGCCCTGATCGCCCTCGTCGAGCGCGCGGCGCGCTGA
- a CDS encoding fumarylacetoacetate hydrolase family protein, with protein sequence MRIVRYSRNETIRYGIIDEKEVVELAGDPLFAGFDTTGERIPLAEITLLAPSIPRSKIVCVGKNYRDHAAEMGGEAPGEPLLFLKPNTSVIGPDDAIVRPSQSQRTDYEGELAVVIGRVAKNVPADKALDYVFGYTIGNDVTARDLQKSDGQWSRAKGFDTFCPLGPIIETEFDLDGGARIVTRVNGEVRQDGPISDMVHSVPDIIAYASAAFTLLPGDVILTGTPAGIGEFGAGDVVEVEISGLGILRNTARNA encoded by the coding sequence ATGCGTATCGTCCGCTACAGCCGCAACGAGACCATTCGCTACGGGATCATCGACGAGAAGGAGGTCGTCGAACTCGCCGGCGATCCTCTGTTCGCCGGGTTCGACACGACGGGGGAGCGGATCCCGCTCGCCGAGATCACCCTTCTCGCCCCGTCGATCCCGAGATCGAAGATCGTCTGCGTCGGCAAGAACTACCGTGACCACGCCGCCGAGATGGGTGGCGAGGCGCCGGGCGAGCCGCTGCTGTTCCTGAAGCCGAACACCTCGGTGATCGGTCCGGACGATGCGATCGTCCGTCCGTCGCAGTCGCAGCGCACCGATTACGAGGGGGAGCTCGCTGTCGTCATCGGCCGCGTGGCGAAGAACGTGCCGGCCGACAAGGCGCTCGATTACGTCTTCGGCTACACGATCGGCAACGACGTCACGGCGCGGGACCTGCAGAAGTCCGACGGCCAGTGGTCGCGCGCCAAGGGGTTCGACACGTTCTGCCCGCTGGGACCGATCATCGAGACCGAATTCGATCTCGACGGCGGTGCCCGCATCGTGACCCGCGTGAACGGCGAGGTCCGCCAGGACGGTCCGATCTCGGACATGGTTCACTCGGTTCCCGACATCATCGCCTACGCGTCCGCGGCGTTCACGCTGCTGCCCGGCGACGTGATCCTCACCGGCACGCCCGCGGGCATCGGTGAGTTCGGGGCCGGAGACGTCGTCGAAGTGGAGATCTCGGGACTCGGCATCCTGCGCAACACGGCGCGGAATGCCTGA
- a CDS encoding branched-chain amino acid aminotransferase has translation MTLTDSTAAPLTFSVTKNLAAVSPSAREEILANPGFGTNFTDHMVDICWSSKGGWHRPRVTPYGPISLSPAAAVLHYGQEIFEGIKAYRHADGSIHTFRPEENARRLQRSARRMALPELPEDYFLQSLRELIAVDGDWVPSGDDQSLYLRPFMFAKEAFLGVRPAQKVAYYLIASPAGAYFKGGVSPVKIWLSEDYARAGKGGTGAAKTGGNYAASLLPQAEAYEKGCDQVVFLDEDGNVEELGGMNVVFVMKDGTLVTPESESILAGITRDSILQLAEDRGHRVERRPVSLTEWREGVASGDIVEVFACGTAAVVTPIGGLKATDFEDAQPTGSLALELRQHLTDIQYGRAEDVHGWLTRLDG, from the coding sequence ATGACCCTCACCGACTCGACCGCCGCACCGCTCACCTTCTCGGTGACGAAGAATCTGGCCGCGGTCTCGCCGTCCGCCCGCGAGGAGATCCTCGCCAACCCCGGGTTCGGCACGAACTTCACCGACCACATGGTCGACATCTGTTGGTCGTCGAAGGGCGGCTGGCACCGCCCGCGCGTCACGCCCTACGGCCCCATCTCGCTGTCGCCCGCCGCCGCCGTGCTGCACTACGGCCAGGAGATCTTCGAAGGCATCAAGGCGTACCGCCACGCCGACGGATCGATCCACACGTTCCGTCCCGAGGAGAACGCCCGTCGCCTCCAGCGCTCGGCGCGGCGTATGGCTCTCCCCGAGCTTCCCGAGGACTACTTCCTCCAGTCGCTCCGCGAGCTCATCGCGGTCGACGGCGACTGGGTCCCGTCGGGCGACGACCAGAGCCTCTACCTCCGCCCGTTCATGTTCGCCAAAGAAGCGTTCCTCGGGGTGCGTCCGGCGCAGAAGGTGGCGTACTACCTGATCGCCAGCCCGGCCGGTGCCTACTTCAAGGGTGGCGTCAGCCCCGTGAAGATCTGGCTGAGCGAGGACTACGCCCGCGCGGGCAAGGGCGGCACGGGTGCCGCCAAGACGGGCGGCAACTATGCCGCGAGCCTGCTTCCTCAGGCCGAGGCCTACGAGAAGGGCTGCGACCAGGTCGTCTTCCTCGACGAAGACGGCAACGTCGAAGAGCTCGGCGGCATGAACGTCGTCTTCGTGATGAAGGACGGCACGCTCGTCACCCCCGAGTCGGAGTCGATCCTCGCCGGGATCACCCGCGACTCGATCCTGCAGCTGGCTGAAGACCGCGGGCACCGCGTCGAGCGTCGCCCCGTCTCCCTCACAGAATGGCGCGAGGGCGTTGCCTCCGGCGACATCGTCGAGGTGTTCGCGTGCGGCACCGCGGCGGTGGTCACCCCCATCGGCGGGCTGAAGGCCACCGACTTCGAGGATGCGCAGCCCACGGGCTCGCTCGCGCTGGAGCTCCGTCAGCACCTCACCGACATCCAGTACGGTCGTGCCGAGGACGTCCACGGCTGGCTGACGCGGCTGGACGGCTGA
- a CDS encoding MFS transporter has product MTLTEEIRVADAAGTRQGWRGWAALAVLMLPVLLVSVDNTVLSFALPEIARDLTPTSAQQLWIIDVYPLVLAGLLVTMGSLGDRFGRRRLLMIGATGFAAVSALAAFSPSAELLVVARAAMGVFGAMLMPSTLSLLRSIFTDRDQRRLAIAVWASMFSAGSALGPIVGGILLEHFAWGSVFLLAVPVLIPLLVLAPILVPESRDPKPGRIDPLSIVLSMATMVPIVYAIKEFAVHGAGVLPLVLVVVGVGFGWLFVRRQLHSDSPMLDMRLFRQSAFTGALLVNLLSVVALVGFLYFVTQHLQLIIGLSPLQAGLALVPGLVLMIVSGLTVVPVSRRVSPRVVVPVALTLSVAAYVAIAVSTDASALGTLIAAFGLLGIGIGAAETVSNELILASAPPAKAGAASAVSETAYELGAVLGTAVLGGILTALYRSGIVLPAGLPAGSADAARETLGGAVTVAETLPGDLGARVVDAAASAFDAGVGVTSIIGAVLVVCAALIAATTLKGTRTPRVDH; this is encoded by the coding sequence ATGACTTTGACCGAAGAGATCCGAGTGGCCGACGCGGCCGGAACGCGACAGGGATGGCGCGGCTGGGCCGCGCTGGCGGTGCTCATGCTGCCGGTGCTCCTGGTGTCCGTCGACAACACGGTGCTGAGCTTCGCCCTGCCCGAAATCGCCCGCGACCTGACTCCCACGAGCGCGCAGCAGCTGTGGATCATCGACGTGTATCCGCTCGTACTCGCGGGCCTCCTCGTAACGATGGGATCGCTCGGGGATCGCTTCGGCCGCCGCCGCCTCCTGATGATCGGTGCAACGGGCTTCGCTGCGGTGTCCGCGCTCGCTGCCTTCTCGCCGTCGGCGGAGCTCCTCGTCGTCGCTCGCGCCGCGATGGGTGTCTTCGGCGCGATGCTGATGCCCTCGACCCTGTCGCTCCTGCGGAGCATCTTCACCGACCGCGATCAGCGTCGTCTCGCGATCGCGGTGTGGGCCTCGATGTTCTCCGCCGGATCCGCGCTCGGCCCGATCGTCGGCGGGATCCTGCTCGAGCACTTCGCGTGGGGCTCCGTGTTCCTGCTGGCCGTGCCGGTCCTCATCCCCTTGCTCGTGCTCGCGCCGATCCTCGTGCCCGAGAGCCGCGACCCGAAGCCGGGCCGAATCGACCCCCTCAGCATCGTCCTCAGCATGGCGACGATGGTTCCGATCGTCTACGCCATCAAGGAGTTCGCGGTCCACGGTGCGGGCGTGCTCCCGCTCGTCCTGGTGGTCGTCGGTGTCGGGTTCGGCTGGCTCTTCGTCCGTCGCCAGCTGCACTCCGACAGCCCCATGCTGGACATGCGCCTGTTCCGTCAGAGCGCGTTCACGGGCGCCCTGCTCGTGAACCTGCTGAGTGTGGTGGCGCTCGTCGGCTTCCTGTACTTCGTCACGCAGCACCTGCAGCTCATCATCGGACTGAGCCCGCTGCAGGCGGGGCTCGCCCTCGTGCCCGGTCTCGTGCTGATGATCGTGTCGGGCCTCACCGTGGTCCCGGTCTCGCGCCGGGTCTCGCCCCGTGTGGTCGTGCCGGTCGCCCTCACGCTCTCGGTCGCCGCGTACGTCGCCATCGCCGTGTCGACGGATGCCTCGGCCCTCGGCACCCTCATCGCCGCCTTCGGGCTCCTCGGCATCGGCATCGGCGCCGCCGAGACGGTGTCGAACGAGCTGATCCTCGCGAGCGCTCCGCCGGCGAAGGCGGGAGCCGCGAGCGCGGTGTCCGAAACGGCCTACGAACTCGGCGCCGTCCTCGGCACCGCCGTGCTCGGCGGCATCCTCACCGCGCTCTACCGCTCGGGCATCGTCCTTCCGGCGGGTCTTCCTGCCGGATCAGCGGATGCCGCCCGCGAGACCCTCGGCGGTGCGGTGACCGTCGCCGAGACGCTGCCGGGCGATCTCGGCGCCCGTGTGGTGGACGCGGCGGCATCCGCCTTCGACGCCGGAGTCGGCGTCACCTCGATCATCGGAGCCGTGCTGGTCGTCTGCGCGGCCCTGATCGCGGCCACTACGCTGAAGGGAACCCGCACTCCGCGCGTCGACCACTGA